A genomic window from Sporohalobacter salinus includes:
- the carB gene encoding carbamoyl-phosphate synthase large subunit: MPKREELNRVMVIGSGPIIIGQAAEFDYSGSQACRALKDEGVEVILVNSNPATIMTDQNIADRVYIEPLTAEVVAKIIKQEEPDGLLPTLGGQTGLNIASELARKGLLDELDIEMLGTPLDTIEKAEDRDKFIQMLHEIDEPVLESKIADSKEEAKEIADKIGYPVIVRPAYTMGGTGGGVADNPDELEEVAARGLKHSLIDEVLIEKSIKGWKEVEYEVMRDGADNCITVCNMENFDPVGIHTGDSIVIAPSQTLSDKEYQMLRSSALKIIRELGIEGGCNVQFALDPDSFQYYIIEVNPRVSRSSALASKATGYPIAKVSTKIALGMTLAEIENAITKKTTACFEPALDYIVFKIPRWPFDKFHYADRELGTQMKATGEVMAIDRLFEASMLKAVRSLEIGTYSLRLPNSSEWTAEEMKEDLIDAEDKRLFVVAEALRRGWSVDKVHEITEINTFFLWKMQNIIDHEKKVEEAEELTPKLLQEVKKLGFSDKDIAQLRGTTEEEIRELREDKEVEAVYKMVDTCAAEFKAETPYYYSSYERENESEPTEKKKAMVIGSGPIRIGQGIEFDYCSVHSAWALHEEGYESIIANNNPETVSTDFDTSDRLYFEPLTKEDMMNIIEHEKPEGVVVQFGGQTSINLAKPLADEGVEILGTSVKAIDIAEDRDKFLNLLDDLEIPTPTGSTVYSVPEAKRTAKEIGYPVVVRPSYVLGGRAMEVVYNQEELMQYMETEAEVSDEHPLLIDKYITGKEIEVDAISDGEDVLIPGIMEHIERAGVHSGDSIAVYPAQTLSEDEREQLIEYTMKLGQALNVKGLINIQYVVYEGTVYVIEVNPRSSRTIPYLSKVTGVPMVKVATKTMLGHKLDDLGYESGLWPEQDHVAVKVPVFSFSKLMKVDTSLGPEMKSTGEVLGIDYDYAKALYKAFVAGGIDIPEDGTILATIADKDKKEAIPFIKRFADLGFNIVATKGTAKALQETGIEAEPVNKISEGSPHVVDLIRDDEIDLVVNTLTKGKEPKRDGFKIRRNAVEYGLPCLTSLDTTEAILHVLEEIKNEGRDQFKYLALQDYMD, from the coding sequence ATGCCAAAACGTGAAGAACTTAATCGAGTAATGGTCATTGGATCAGGACCGATTATTATTGGACAGGCAGCAGAGTTTGATTATTCTGGGAGTCAGGCCTGTCGGGCTCTTAAGGATGAAGGAGTAGAAGTGATTTTAGTTAATAGTAATCCGGCTACGATTATGACGGATCAAAATATTGCTGATCGTGTCTATATTGAACCTTTGACTGCGGAGGTAGTGGCTAAAATAATTAAGCAAGAAGAGCCGGATGGATTGCTGCCTACTTTAGGTGGACAGACGGGACTTAATATTGCTTCGGAATTAGCTCGAAAAGGTTTATTAGACGAACTAGACATTGAGATGTTAGGTACTCCGCTGGATACTATCGAGAAGGCAGAGGATAGAGATAAATTTATTCAGATGCTGCATGAAATCGATGAACCGGTATTAGAAAGTAAGATTGCCGATAGTAAGGAAGAAGCTAAGGAGATTGCTGATAAGATCGGCTATCCGGTAATTGTTAGACCGGCTTATACTATGGGCGGTACTGGCGGCGGTGTAGCCGATAACCCTGATGAATTAGAGGAAGTAGCTGCGCGGGGGTTAAAGCACAGTCTAATCGATGAGGTTTTAATTGAAAAGAGTATTAAAGGTTGGAAGGAAGTTGAGTATGAAGTAATGCGCGATGGAGCTGATAACTGTATTACTGTCTGTAATATGGAGAATTTTGATCCGGTAGGGATTCATACTGGCGATAGTATTGTAATAGCTCCTAGCCAGACGCTGTCGGATAAAGAATATCAGATGCTTAGATCTTCAGCCTTAAAGATAATTAGGGAATTAGGTATTGAAGGAGGCTGTAATGTTCAGTTTGCTTTGGATCCTGATAGTTTTCAGTATTATATCATCGAAGTTAATCCGCGGGTAAGCCGTTCTAGTGCTCTTGCTTCGAAGGCAACGGGATATCCGATTGCTAAAGTATCTACTAAAATTGCATTAGGTATGACTTTGGCTGAGATTGAGAATGCTATTACTAAAAAGACTACTGCTTGTTTTGAACCAGCCTTGGATTATATCGTCTTTAAGATTCCGCGGTGGCCTTTTGATAAGTTCCATTATGCTGATCGAGAATTAGGAACTCAGATGAAGGCAACTGGTGAGGTAATGGCTATTGATCGACTCTTTGAGGCTTCAATGCTTAAGGCAGTGCGTTCACTAGAGATTGGAACTTATAGTTTACGATTACCGAATAGCTCGGAATGGACTGCCGAAGAGATGAAAGAGGATTTAATTGATGCCGAAGATAAACGCCTTTTTGTAGTGGCTGAGGCTTTACGGCGTGGCTGGTCTGTCGATAAAGTTCACGAAATTACTGAGATTAATACTTTCTTTCTCTGGAAGATGCAGAATATTATTGACCATGAGAAGAAGGTTGAAGAAGCTGAGGAATTAACTCCAAAACTTTTACAGGAAGTTAAGAAGTTAGGTTTTTCTGATAAGGATATTGCTCAATTGCGCGGTACTACGGAAGAGGAAATAAGAGAGTTAAGAGAAGATAAAGAAGTTGAAGCTGTTTATAAGATGGTTGATACCTGTGCTGCGGAGTTTAAAGCTGAAACTCCTTATTATTATTCTTCTTATGAACGAGAGAATGAATCGGAGCCAACAGAGAAGAAGAAGGCGATGGTTATTGGTTCGGGGCCAATTCGTATCGGCCAAGGAATTGAGTTTGATTATTGTAGTGTTCATTCGGCCTGGGCACTGCATGAAGAAGGTTATGAATCGATTATTGCCAATAATAATCCGGAAACAGTAAGTACTGATTTTGATACTTCTGATCGGCTATATTTTGAGCCGCTAACTAAAGAGGATATGATGAATATTATTGAACATGAAAAGCCGGAAGGAGTAGTAGTCCAGTTTGGAGGACAGACATCGATTAATTTAGCTAAGCCCCTAGCTGACGAAGGTGTTGAAATATTAGGGACTTCTGTAAAAGCTATCGATATTGCTGAGGATCGAGATAAGTTCTTGAACCTCTTGGATGATCTTGAGATTCCTACTCCGACAGGAAGTACTGTCTATTCTGTACCTGAAGCTAAAAGAACAGCAAAAGAAATTGGATATCCGGTAGTAGTAAGACCGTCTTATGTCCTAGGCGGTAGAGCTATGGAAGTTGTCTATAACCAAGAAGAACTAATGCAGTATATGGAAACGGAAGCTGAGGTTTCTGATGAGCATCCACTTCTAATTGATAAGTATATTACTGGAAAAGAGATTGAGGTTGATGCTATCTCTGATGGCGAAGATGTTTTAATTCCAGGGATTATGGAACATATAGAACGGGCTGGTGTTCATTCTGGTGACAGTATTGCTGTCTATCCGGCTCAGACATTGAGTGAAGATGAACGAGAGCAGTTAATTGAGTATACGATGAAGTTAGGGCAGGCTCTTAATGTGAAGGGCTTGATTAATATTCAGTATGTTGTCTATGAGGGAACGGTTTATGTAATTGAGGTGAATCCGCGTTCTAGTCGGACGATTCCGTATCTCAGTAAGGTAACGGGCGTGCCGATGGTCAAAGTGGCAACTAAAACAATGTTAGGTCATAAGTTGGATGATTTAGGTTATGAAAGTGGTCTCTGGCCTGAACAAGATCACGTAGCTGTTAAAGTACCAGTTTTCTCTTTCTCTAAACTAATGAAGGTGGATACCTCCCTAGGACCTGAGATGAAGTCAACAGGAGAGGTGTTGGGGATTGATTATGATTATGCTAAGGCTCTCTATAAGGCCTTTGTTGCTGGCGGAATTGATATTCCGGAAGATGGTACGATTTTAGCTACTATTGCTGATAAGGATAAGAAGGAAGCAATTCCATTTATTAAGCGCTTTGCTGATTTAGGATTTAATATTGTAGCTACGAAAGGAACGGCTAAAGCCTTACAAGAGACAGGAATAGAAGCAGAGCCTGTTAATAAGATCTCTGAGGGATCACCACATGTAGTTGATTTAATTCGCGATGATGAAATTGATTTAGTAGTTAATACTTTAACGAAGGGTAAGGAGCCTAAACGAGATGGTTTTAAGATTAGAAGGAATGCTGTAGAATA